In one Nicotiana sylvestris chromosome 8, ASM39365v2, whole genome shotgun sequence genomic region, the following are encoded:
- the LOC104210805 gene encoding uncharacterized protein — protein MEPYEALYGRRCRSPIGWFEVGEAELLGPDLVYQSMEKVNLIQRHLKTAQSCQKSYSDVRCRDLEFQDDDWVFLKVSPMKGVMRVGKKGNLSPCYIGPYRILQRIGQVAYELELPQELAVVHPVFHVSMLKKFMGDPSLLVPTEIIGVKDSLSCEEIPVTILDRQIHKLRTKEIASVKVLWRNQKVEEATWEAEEEMKSRYPYLFEEQKENVEDSRSCNQDHHSRMNDSKWEIM, from the exons ATGGAACCGTACGAAGCTTtgtatgggcgaaggtgtagatcaccaattggttggttcgaagtCGGAGAAGCGGAGTTGTTAGGACCCGATTTGGTCTATCAGTCTATGGAGAAAGTCAACTTGATACAAAGGCATTTGAAGACGGCTCAAAGttgccaaaagtcctattcggacGTGCGATGTAGAGACTTAGAGTTCCAAGAtgatgattgggtatttctgAAAGTATCGcccatgaaaggcgttatgagagtTGGGAAGAAGGGGAATCTTAGTCCCTGCTATATTGGTCCATATAGAATCCTGCAAAGGATCGGACAAGTGGCTTATGAGCTAGAATTGCCACAAGAACTAGCTGTTgtacacccagtgtttcatgtgtccatgttgaagAAATTCATGGGAGACCCGTCACTTTTGGTTCCTACAGAGATTATAGGGGTTAAAGACAGCCTGTCTTGCGAAGAAATTCCAGTGACTATTCTTGATCGTCAAATCCACAAGCTCAGAACTAAGGAAattgcttcagtaaaagtgcTTTGGAGGAATCAAAAGGTTGAAGAGGCTACATGGGAAGCCGAGGAGGAGATGAAGTCCAGATATCCATATCTCTTTGAAGAGCAAAAGGAAAATGTGGAAG ATAGCCGTAGTTGCAACCAGGACcatcattcgaggatgaatgattccaagtgggagataatgtaa
- the LOC104224443 gene encoding probable inactive ATP-dependent zinc metalloprotease FTSHI 1, chloroplastic, translating into MSFSTANNCISASFTHPNPNIQLQSSFIIKFPHQKSFKNSTFHRNFKKRSHFYHCPCAILGKWKSNSKPSEEKGSNNEDFVTRVLKENPSQVEPKYKIGNKLYTLKEKEDLGKKGLNGGILETLKRLNFKGLVKNGSDEGNLVNSENVYLKDILREYKGKLYVPEQIFGANLSEEEEFEKNVEDLPKMKLEDFQKYMKFDKIKLLTFKEDIGASLGFGVRDFVVELKDIPGEKSLQRTKWAMKLDQNQAQRLLEEYTGPRYEVEKQMMSWVGKLPEYPNPAASKISSRVMVELGMLTAVMIAAAVIVGTFLASAVFAVTSFVFAVAVYVMWPVAKPFLKLFFGLIFGILERVWDKVVDAFTDGGIFSKLYEVYTFGGVSASIEMLKPIMLVFLTMVLLVRFTLSRRPKNFRKWDIWQGIEFSQSKPQARVDGSTGVTFSDVAGIEEAVEELQELVRYLKNPELFDKMGIKPPHGVLLEGPPGCGKTLVAKAIAGEAGVPFYQMAGSEFVEVLVGVGSARIRDLFKRAKVNRPSVIFIDEIDALATRRQGIFSESTDHLYNAATQERETTLNQLLIELDGFDTGKGVIFLGATNRRDLLDPALLRPGRFDRKIRIRPPNAKGRLDILKVHARKVKLSDTVDLATYAQNLPGWSGAKLAQLLQEAALVAVRRGHNSILHSDMDDAVDRLTVGPKRVGVELGHQGQCRRAVTEVGAALTSHLLRHYENANVERCDRISINPRGQTLSQVVFNRLDDESYMFERLPQLLHRLQVFLGGRAAEEVIYGRDTSRASVNYLADASWLARKIITIWNMENPMAIHGEPPPWRKKVRFVGPRLDFEGSLYDDYDLIEPPTNFDLDDDIAKKTEELICDMYGKTVALLRQHDAALLKTVKVLLNHKEISGDEIDLILSHYPQNTPTSLLLEERDPGSLPFLNEKQEQHNNVEYSLLNS; encoded by the exons ATGTCTTTTTCAACAGCTAACAATTGTATATCAGCAAGTTTCACTCATCCAAACCCCAACATTCAACTGCAGAGTTCATTCATAATCAAATTCCCACATCAAAAAAGTTTCAAAAATTCCACTTTTCATAGGAATTTCAAAAAAAGATCACATTTTTATCATTGCCCATGTGCAATTCTTGGAAAATGGAAGTCAAATTCTAAGCCCTCTGAAGAAAAAGGAAGCAATAATGAGGATTTTGTGACTAGGGTTTTAAAGGAAAACCCTAGCCAAGTGGAACCCAAATACAAAATTGGGAATAAACTTTATACCCTCAAGGAAAAAGAGGATTTGGGTAAGAAGGGTTTAAATGGTGGCATTTTGGAGACACTAAAAAGGTTGAATTTTAAAGGATTAGTGAAGAATGGAAGTGATGAGGGTAATTTAGTAAATTCAGAGAATGTGTATTTGAAGGATATTTTGAGGGAGTATAAGGGGAAGTTATATGTACCTGAGCAAATTTTTGGTGCTAATTTATCTGAAGAAGAGGAGTTCGAAAAAAATGTTGAGGATTTGCCTAAGATGAAGTTGGAGGATTTTCAAAAGTACATgaaatttgataagataaagctGTTGACTTTTAAAGAAGATATTGGAGCTTCTTTGGGATTTGGAGttagagattttgttgttgaGTTGAAGGATATACCAGGAGAAAAGAGCTTGCAGAGAACTAAATG GGCAATGAAGCTGGATCAAAATCAAGCTCAGCGTTTACTAGAGGAGTACACGGGGCCAAGATATGAAGTCGAGAAGCAAATGATG TCTTGGGTGGGAAAATTACCAGAGTATCCTAATCCAGCTGCATCGAAGATATCAAGCAGAGTAATGGTAGAACTAGGAATGCTGACTGCTGTAATGATTGCTGCTGCGGTGATTGTGGGTACATTCCTGGCTTCGGCTGTGTTTGCTGTGACAAGCTTTGTCTTTGCTGTGGCCGTGTATGTCATGTGGCCTGTGGCCAAACCATTTCTTAAGCTATTCTTTGGTCTCATCTTTGGTATCTTAGAAAGGGTTTGGGATAAGGTTGTTGATGCTTTTACTGATGGAGGAATTTTCTCAAAGTTGTATGAAGTGTACACTTTTGGTGGTGTCTCTGCCAGTATTGAGATGTTGAAACCAATCATGCTTGTTTTTTTGACTATGGTTCTTCTTGTCCGGTTCACTCTTTCACGAAGACCTAAGAACTTCAGAAAGTGG GATATATGGCAAGGCATAGAATTCTCTCAGTCTAAGCCACAAGCACGTGTTGAT GGTTCAACTGGAGTCACATTTAGTGATGTGGCTGGGATTGAGGAAGCAGTTGAAGAACTTCAAGAG TTGGTAAGATACTTGAAGAATCCTGAACTATTTGATAAAATGGGGATCAAGCCGCCCCATGGAGTACTTCTGGAGGGACCTCCCGGATGTGGCAAG ACCCTGGTTGCCAAGGCAATAGCAGGTGAAGCTGGTGTTCCATTTTATCAAATGGCTGGTTCTGAATTTGTGGAAGTTCTAGTTGGTGTTGGTTCTGCTCGTATTAGAGATTTGTTCAAGAGAGCCAAG GTGAATAGACCATCAGTTATCTTCATCGACGAAATCGATGCACTCGCAACAAG GCGTCAAGGAATATTTAGTGAATCAACTGACCACCTCTATAATGCGGCAACTCAAGAAAGGGAAACTACTCTGAACCAGTTATTGATTGAACTTGATGGATTTGATACTGGTAAAGGCGTTATATTCTTGGGAGCCACAAATCGAAGGGATTTATTAGATCCCGCCCTTCTTCGTCCTGGTAGATTTGATCGCAAG ataAGAATTCGGCCTCCCAATGCAAAAGGAAGATTGGACATTTTGAAAGTACATGCACGCAAAGTTAAATTATCAGATACTGTTGATTTGGCTACTTATGCCCAAAATTTACCTG GATGGTCAGGTGCAAAGCTAGCTCAGCTTCTCCAGGAGGCTGCTCTGGTAGCAGTCAGGAGAGGGCATAATTCAATTCTTCATTCAGATATGGATGATGCAGTTGACCGACTTACGGTAGGACCTAAGCGGGTTGGGGTTGAGTTGGGTCATCAGGGACAGTGTCGTCGAGCTGTTACTGAAGTGGGGGCTGCATTGACTTCTCACCTTTTAAGGCATTATGAGAATGCAAACGTTGAGCGTTGTGACCGAATATCTATCAATCCACGTGGCCAG ACCCTGTCCCAAGTTGTGTTCAACCGTCTTGATGATGAGTCGTACATGTTTGAGCGGCTACCACAGTTGCTTCACCGCCTTCAG GTATTTCTTGGAGGGAGAGCTGCTGAAGAAGTCATTTACGGACGTGATACTTCAAGAGCATCTGTAAACTACCTTGCGGATGCGTCTTGGCTTGCTCGTAAGATAATCACAAT ATGGAATATGGAAAACCCAATGGCCATACACGGAGAACCTCCCCCCTGGAGAAAGAAAGTGAGGTTTGTGGGTCCACGGCTTGACTTTGAAGGATCGCTATATGATGATTATGACTTAATTGAGCCTCCTACCAACTTTGATTTGGATGATGATATTGCTAAGAAGACAGAAGAGCTCATATGTGATATGTATGGGAAGACCGTTGCTCTGCTTAGGCAGCACGATGCTGCTTTGCTCAAAACAGTGAAG GTTCTTCTGAATCACAAAGAGATCAGTGGAGATGAAATCGACTTAATCCTGAGCCACTATCCGCAAAATACACCCACAAGTCTTCTGCTGGAGGAAAGAGATCCGGGAAGTCTTCCATTTTTGAACGAAAAGCAGGAACAACATAATAACGTCGAGTACAGTCTGTTGAAttcatga